A single region of the Chryseobacterium culicis genome encodes:
- a CDS encoding BlaI/MecI/CopY family transcriptional regulator translates to MKIQTLTKAEEQVMQYLWKIEKGFLKDVLDLFPEPKPHTNTVSTILKVLKDKEFVDYRVHGRQHEYFPLVSKEQYSGKTMKSLVKNYFKGSYKSAVSFLVEKNEMTVEDLEMLLDELKKKD, encoded by the coding sequence ATGAAAATTCAGACTCTAACAAAAGCAGAAGAACAGGTAATGCAGTATTTATGGAAAATAGAAAAAGGCTTCCTAAAGGATGTTCTTGATCTTTTTCCGGAACCGAAACCGCATACCAATACCGTTTCTACCATTTTAAAAGTATTGAAGGACAAAGAATTTGTAGATTATCGTGTACATGGAAGACAGCATGAGTATTTTCCGCTTGTTTCAAAAGAACAGTATTCCGGGAAAACGATGAAAAGTCTTGTAAAGAATTATTTTAAAGGTTCTTACAAAAGTGCCGTTTCGTTTCTGGTAGAAAAAAATGAAATGACAGTAGAAGATTTGGAAATGTTATTAGATGAACTCAAAAAGAAAGATTAA
- a CDS encoding M56 family metallopeptidase: MEAILLYFGKIILCSGVTFLYYQLSLKDKTFHHYNRFYLLAAIVMSLLLPLIRVDDFTIEVNNDVYMLLSKIQNFNTEKNIDNGNLYFNIIFSTLGLVSLYFLGKLLYGIFKIQQFKNQFQKESFDGINFYRTDLTEAPFSYFKNLFWKNTITLNSDVGKQILKHEMVHIEQKHSFDKIFIEIITSVFWFNPFFHIIKKEINLIHEYLADKKAVKQSDTKAFAQMLLTSHFSGTQLPVASPFLSSNLKKRLKMLQKPKTKFGYARRILALPVVFTIAFAYLVNAKNREIEETNLSMKKVVSEIKKDTLRPEKSGQEKIAELKPISPEDHTKLSGLEKKLKEKEKELEGLEPESDAFSDKIEEISTLASEIGEITANVEVDKYFNSVEWKNQMKALENMDPLDKKELRKIKRAAKKAGREAAKIGKIVVPPTPPTEPREPKVVYFKNNNTVYYKDLSSKEKEEVRKAMAEARNAMKEATKARVEGEKARVESDRARAEGDRIRVQTERIRIDADRIRKDVEKARAEAEKRSFSFRDGAFIKVTNGSPDVLVMNADFIKKDGNGNIAMNGVKKFKINSNDDVKYKYYIDGREVSKDDVNSLDTSNISKVNVNTQKKGDFKEGEVRIETKK, translated from the coding sequence ATGGAAGCAATACTTTTATACTTTGGGAAAATTATTTTATGTTCAGGTGTAACGTTTTTGTACTATCAATTGTCTTTAAAAGACAAGACATTCCATCATTATAACAGGTTTTATCTGTTGGCAGCAATTGTGATGTCACTCTTACTGCCACTCATCAGAGTAGACGATTTTACGATAGAGGTTAATAATGATGTTTACATGCTTCTTAGTAAGATTCAGAATTTTAATACAGAAAAAAACATAGACAATGGTAACCTTTATTTTAACATTATTTTTTCAACTCTGGGACTGGTTTCTCTCTATTTTTTAGGAAAACTGTTGTATGGGATTTTCAAAATCCAGCAGTTTAAAAACCAATTTCAGAAAGAAAGTTTTGACGGGATCAACTTTTACCGTACAGACCTTACCGAAGCTCCATTTTCCTACTTTAAAAACCTGTTCTGGAAGAATACAATCACCTTGAATTCTGATGTCGGAAAGCAGATTTTAAAGCACGAGATGGTACATATTGAACAGAAGCATTCTTTTGATAAGATCTTTATCGAGATTATTACCTCTGTTTTCTGGTTCAACCCGTTTTTTCATATCATCAAAAAAGAAATTAATCTAATCCACGAATACCTGGCTGATAAAAAAGCCGTAAAACAATCGGACACCAAAGCATTTGCGCAGATGCTTTTAACAAGCCACTTTTCCGGAACACAGTTGCCTGTTGCCAGTCCGTTTCTAAGTTCAAACCTTAAAAAAAGACTTAAGATGTTACAAAAACCTAAAACCAAGTTCGGATATGCGCGAAGAATTCTTGCATTGCCAGTTGTATTTACAATAGCTTTTGCTTATCTGGTAAATGCAAAGAACAGAGAAATTGAGGAAACCAATCTTTCTATGAAAAAAGTAGTTTCAGAAATCAAGAAAGATACTCTAAGACCTGAAAAATCTGGTCAGGAAAAAATTGCAGAATTGAAACCTATATCACCAGAAGATCATACAAAATTATCCGGGCTGGAAAAAAAGCTGAAAGAAAAAGAGAAAGAGCTGGAAGGTCTGGAACCTGAAAGTGATGCTTTCAGTGATAAAATTGAAGAAATAAGTACTCTGGCATCAGAGATAGGAGAGATCACAGCCAATGTTGAAGTTGATAAATATTTCAACTCTGTTGAGTGGAAGAATCAAATGAAGGCGCTTGAAAATATGGATCCTCTTGATAAAAAAGAGCTTCGAAAAATAAAAAGAGCGGCAAAAAAAGCGGGAAGAGAGGCTGCAAAAATAGGAAAAATAGTAGTTCCTCCTACGCCTCCTACAGAGCCAAGAGAACCCAAAGTAGTTTATTTTAAAAATAACAATACCGTTTACTATAAGGATCTGAGCTCTAAAGAAAAAGAGGAAGTACGCAAAGCAATGGCAGAAGCCAGAAATGCAATGAAAGAAGCAACTAAGGCCAGAGTAGAAGGAGAAAAAGCACGTGTAGAAAGTGACAGAGCAAGAGCTGAAGGAGATAGAATAAGAGTACAGACCGAAAGAATCAGGATTGATGCAGACCGAATCAGAAAAGATGTTGAAAAAGCCCGCGCAGAAGCAGAGAAAAGATCATTCAGTTTCAGAGATGGTGCTTTTATCAAAGTTACGAATGGTTCACCAGATGTTCTTGTAATGAATGCAGATTTTATTAAAAAAGACGGCAATGGAAATATTGCGATGAACGGAGTCAAAAAGTTTAAGATAAACAGCAATGACGACGTAAAATACAAATATTATATTGATGGGAGAGAAGTCTCTAAGGATGATGTAAATTCATTAGATACAAGTAATATATCGAAAGTCAATGTCAACACCCAGAAAAAAGGAGACTTTAAGGAGGGAGAAGTAAGAATCGAAACAAAGAAATAA
- a CDS encoding sugar O-acetyltransferase, which translates to MTEKEKCAAGLLYNANYDQELIQERIRCKDLCQEYNGLKNSDAENRYQLLKKIIGSIKENICIEPNFWCDYGYNITVGENFYANHNLVILDCAKVEFGDNVFIGPNCSFYTAGHPLDVKQRNEGLEYAHPIKVWDNVWLGGNVVVLPGVSIGSNSVIGAGSVVTKDIPDHVVAVGNPCRIVKNISAEN; encoded by the coding sequence ATGACAGAAAAGGAAAAATGTGCAGCCGGGCTTTTATACAATGCCAACTATGATCAGGAATTAATTCAGGAACGGATAAGATGTAAAGATTTGTGTCAGGAATATAACGGATTGAAAAATTCTGATGCAGAAAACAGATACCAATTACTCAAAAAAATAATCGGCAGTATTAAAGAAAATATCTGCATAGAACCCAACTTCTGGTGTGATTACGGATACAACATAACCGTTGGAGAGAATTTCTATGCCAATCATAATCTTGTTATTTTAGATTGTGCTAAAGTAGAGTTTGGTGATAACGTGTTCATCGGTCCAAACTGTAGTTTTTATACAGCAGGTCACCCACTTGATGTAAAACAAAGGAATGAAGGACTGGAGTATGCGCATCCCATCAAAGTGTGGGATAATGTATGGTTGGGAGGTAATGTTGTTGTTCTCCCGGGAGTTTCTATTGGAAGTAACTCGGTGATTGGGGCAGGAAGTGTTGTCACAAAAGATATTCCGGATCATGTAGTAGCAGTAGGAAATCCTTGTAGGATTGTAAAAAATATTTCTGCAGAAAATTAA
- the pepE gene encoding dipeptidase PepE: MNIILASTSTLFGGDYLEYLREELIQLYKGIDEIVFIPFARPGGISHDDYTAKARSFFETINVKVKGLHEFENKTEALNQAKGYFTGGGNTFLLVKTLHEEGLMSVLKENVSGGKAYLGCSAGSNIGGQNMKTTNDMPIVYPPSFDCMGLVPFNLNPHYLDPNPDLKHNGETRETRIKEFLTQNDIKVVGLREGNWIRRKADLITVEGSEVTRIFEKDKEPYEIEAGSKL; the protein is encoded by the coding sequence ATGAACATTATATTAGCTTCTACATCCACCCTTTTTGGGGGAGACTATCTGGAATATTTAAGAGAAGAATTAATCCAATTATATAAAGGAATTGACGAAATTGTGTTTATTCCTTTCGCAAGACCAGGCGGAATTTCTCATGACGACTATACCGCAAAAGCACGTTCTTTCTTTGAAACAATCAATGTAAAAGTGAAAGGCCTTCATGAGTTTGAAAATAAAACAGAAGCCCTGAACCAGGCAAAAGGGTATTTTACCGGAGGAGGAAATACTTTCTTATTGGTAAAAACATTACACGAGGAAGGTTTGATGTCTGTCCTGAAAGAAAATGTATCAGGGGGAAAAGCTTATCTTGGATGTAGCGCAGGAAGTAATATTGGTGGACAGAACATGAAAACTACCAATGATATGCCGATTGTGTATCCGCCAAGTTTTGACTGTATGGGATTGGTTCCTTTCAATCTAAACCCGCATTATCTGGATCCTAACCCGGATTTAAAACATAACGGAGAAACCAGAGAAACCCGTATCAAAGAGTTTCTTACCCAAAACGATATCAAAGTGGTGGGCCTTAGAGAAGGAAACTGGATCAGAAGAAAAGCTGATTTAATAACCGTAGAAGGAAGTGAAGTGACAAGGATTTTTGAAAAAGATAAAGAACCTTACGAAATTGAGGCTGGCAGTAAACTTTAA
- a CDS encoding GLPGLI family protein, with protein MKKMFILFSLMLAAFTSAQNQRFIYEYKFIIDSTAKDKQESETMYLEVNSKGSKFYSKDYFVSDSTMQAIVAKDTQSLNINLGNFKFKGKIRYNIEKMYPEYSTNFFTTLGSDEYQIQEKRMQNWKMLPEKEKVGEFNTQKAICDFAGRKWTAWFTTDLPIQDGPYKFYGLPGLIVKVEDNTHSHSFELKGSQKLPAGYEWKSTKDKERYRTLIVINEAKFKKAFNDYRMDPMKNQKQMLAQGTIIEMRDSTGKILDPIQASRDQEARAKANIKKQNNILELDLLK; from the coding sequence ATGAAAAAAATGTTCATTCTATTCAGCCTTATGTTGGCTGCATTCACCAGTGCCCAGAATCAAAGATTTATTTACGAGTATAAATTTATTATCGACTCTACTGCGAAGGATAAGCAGGAAAGCGAAACAATGTATCTTGAAGTGAATTCAAAAGGATCTAAATTTTACAGTAAAGATTATTTTGTATCAGACTCCACGATGCAGGCTATTGTTGCGAAAGATACTCAAAGTTTGAATATCAATCTTGGTAATTTTAAGTTTAAAGGGAAAATACGTTATAACATTGAAAAAATGTATCCTGAATATTCTACCAATTTCTTTACCACTCTAGGTTCTGATGAATACCAGATACAGGAAAAGAGAATGCAGAATTGGAAGATGCTTCCGGAAAAAGAAAAAGTAGGAGAATTTAATACACAGAAGGCCATTTGTGATTTTGCTGGCAGAAAATGGACAGCATGGTTTACTACTGATCTTCCTATTCAGGACGGGCCATACAAATTTTATGGACTTCCGGGATTGATTGTAAAGGTTGAAGACAATACCCATTCTCATTCCTTCGAATTAAAAGGCAGTCAAAAACTTCCAGCCGGATACGAATGGAAAAGCACCAAAGATAAAGAACGTTATCGTACTCTTATTGTGATCAATGAAGCAAAATTTAAAAAAGCTTTTAATGATTATCGTATGGACCCGATGAAAAACCAAAAACAAATGCTGGCACAAGGGACGATCATTGAAATGAGAGACAGTACAGGAAAAATACTGGATCCTATACAGGCGAGCAGAGATCAGGAAGCTAGAGCGAAAGCCAATATTAAAAAACAAAATAATATTCTTGAACTGGATCTGCTGAAATAA
- a CDS encoding sensor histidine kinase, whose amino-acid sequence MRKSILTRLNNWIIFVVMTTLVIAIVVASTSLINFLRKEEIKRISLLSKAIRIQQEVKTPDTDVLDLLPDILNINNTIPFIVTDKYKNPILDLGYYRNIPETTIKNPEELQDLIRNMEKNYAPIEIKVPDGNNQFVYYDNSRLLNNLRYSPYILGLFILLYFGFSFWFFRTIKKTDEGYLWAGLAKETAHQIGTPLSSMIGWIEIMKLDNPESEGVHEIEKDIERLRTISERFSKIGSIPELNDRNFNETIQENYDYLKTRISRKINFTLNLPTYTVLVPHNKILMSWVIENLVKNAVDAMKGEGAITMSVFERNKNILVEVKDNGSGMTKQQARNAFNPGYSTKKRGWGLGLSLARRVIHEYHNGDIKISQTEVGKGSTFRITIRKEETL is encoded by the coding sequence TTGAGAAAATCCATACTTACAAGGCTGAATAACTGGATCATTTTTGTAGTGATGACTACTTTGGTGATTGCCATTGTAGTGGCTTCAACATCGCTTATTAATTTTCTCAGAAAAGAGGAGATTAAAAGAATCAGCCTGCTTTCCAAAGCCATAAGAATACAGCAGGAAGTAAAAACACCTGATACGGATGTTCTGGATCTGCTTCCGGATATCCTTAATATCAACAATACCATTCCGTTTATTGTAACAGATAAATATAAAAACCCTATTCTTGATCTTGGATATTACAGGAATATCCCTGAAACTACCATTAAGAATCCTGAAGAACTTCAGGATCTGATCCGGAATATGGAGAAGAATTATGCTCCTATTGAGATCAAAGTACCGGATGGAAACAATCAGTTTGTATACTACGACAACTCGCGTTTGCTTAATAATCTTCGGTATTCACCTTATATTTTAGGACTGTTTATTCTGTTGTATTTCGGTTTTTCTTTCTGGTTTTTCAGGACGATCAAAAAAACGGATGAAGGTTATCTTTGGGCAGGTCTGGCTAAGGAAACGGCTCATCAGATCGGGACACCTTTGTCTTCTATGATTGGCTGGATTGAAATTATGAAGCTGGATAATCCTGAATCAGAAGGCGTACATGAGATAGAAAAAGATATTGAAAGACTTAGAACAATTTCAGAACGATTCTCAAAAATAGGTTCTATTCCCGAACTGAATGACAGAAATTTCAATGAAACCATTCAGGAGAATTATGATTATTTAAAGACCAGGATTTCCAGAAAAATTAATTTTACGTTGAATCTTCCTACTTACACGGTTTTGGTACCTCATAATAAAATTCTGATGAGCTGGGTGATTGAGAATCTGGTGAAGAATGCTGTGGATGCCATGAAAGGGGAGGGAGCTATTACCATGTCAGTTTTTGAAAGAAACAAAAATATTCTGGTTGAGGTAAAAGACAATGGAAGTGGTATGACAAAGCAACAGGCAAGAAATGCCTTTAATCCAGGTTATTCTACCAAAAAAAGAGGTTGGGGACTAGGGTTATCTTTAGCAAGAAGAGTCATTCATGAATACCACAACGGAGATATTAAAATTTCCCAGACTGAAGTAGGAAAGGGAAGTACTTTCAGGATAACAATCAGAAAGGAGGAAACTCTTTAA
- the fsa gene encoding fructose-6-phosphate aldolase — translation MKFFIDTANLEQIKEARDLGILDGVTTNPSLMAKEGIQGAEAIRNHYKTICELVDGDISAEVLSTTYEEMIKEGDELAAIHPNIVVKIPMIKDGIKALKYFSDKGIRTNCTLIFSPGQALLAAKAGATYVSPFLGRLDDISTDGLNLIQEIRLIFDNYMFETEILAASIRHSMHIIDCAKIGADVITSPLPPILSLLKHPLTDSGLAQFIADSQKLA, via the coding sequence ATGAAATTTTTTATTGACACAGCTAATTTAGAGCAAATCAAAGAAGCCAGAGATCTTGGAATTTTAGATGGGGTAACCACTAACCCATCATTAATGGCTAAGGAAGGTATTCAGGGAGCTGAAGCGATCAGAAACCATTATAAAACGATCTGCGAGCTTGTAGACGGAGATATTTCTGCGGAAGTTCTTTCTACAACGTATGAAGAAATGATTAAGGAAGGAGACGAATTGGCTGCTATTCACCCTAATATCGTTGTAAAAATTCCGATGATCAAAGACGGAATCAAAGCTTTAAAATATTTTTCTGACAAAGGAATCAGAACAAACTGTACTTTGATCTTCTCTCCGGGGCAGGCTCTTTTGGCAGCAAAAGCAGGAGCAACTTATGTATCTCCATTCCTAGGAAGATTAGATGATATTTCTACAGACGGTCTGAACCTTATTCAGGAAATCAGATTAATTTTTGATAACTACATGTTCGAAACTGAAATTTTAGCGGCTTCTATCCGTCACTCAATGCACATTATTGACTGTGCTAAAATCGGAGCTGATGTTATTACCTCTCCACTTCCTCCGATCTTGAGCTTATTGAAGCACCCATTAACAGACAGCGGATTGGCTCAGTTTATTGCAGATTCTCAGAAATTAGCATAA
- a CDS encoding YdeI/OmpD-associated family protein, with product MKNNSFTAPLEIIGINPFVFIPEEILEEIFTASKRSKSPIAVKGTVNGKEFKQNLMKYLGEWRLYINLTMLKNSPKRIGEVIEVALEYDDSDRSISIHPQLEKAIKESALATENFDNLIPSRRNELIRYINNLKTEASIQRNIEKIIRHLHGETDFYGKMIE from the coding sequence ATGAAAAACAACAGTTTCACAGCTCCATTAGAAATCATAGGAATTAATCCTTTTGTTTTTATTCCGGAAGAGATTTTGGAAGAGATTTTTACTGCGTCGAAAAGAAGTAAAAGCCCTATAGCTGTAAAAGGAACGGTAAATGGGAAGGAATTTAAGCAAAACCTGATGAAATATCTGGGTGAGTGGAGGCTGTATATCAATCTGACAATGCTGAAGAATTCCCCAAAAAGAATTGGAGAAGTTATTGAGGTTGCTCTTGAATATGATGATTCAGACAGAAGTATTTCCATTCATCCGCAATTAGAAAAAGCAATCAAAGAAAGTGCTCTGGCCACAGAAAATTTTGATAATCTGATTCCTTCAAGAAGAAATGAGCTGATCCGTTATATCAACAATTTAAAAACGGAAGCCAGCATCCAGCGGAATATTGAGAAGATCATCCGGCACTTGCACGGTGAAACAGATTTTTATGGAAAGATGATTGAATAG
- a CDS encoding GLPGLI family protein codes for MKSKILFFMLLGVLASAQVNRFFYEYKFIPDSNNKQEVKTEMMLLDIDKNGSSYYSRDKFVADSIGKAELEKQLKAGGGNISVNRRERPGQVSYKVTKQYPDFKTYLFKNVSTDKYKIKEDQKPEWKILPEKQKIGTYQTQKAVTSFGGREWTAWFTTDLPFQDGPYVFYGLPGLIVKLEDATGSHIMTMIGNKTIGAQADETEMQLPDNVRVLGIGGKELEVTKDQFRKVWKAYVNDPAKNMREMMMKSGDGTKVSFKVRTGDGKEISDPNQVFREIEKNTKEALKKDNNPIEPDLVN; via the coding sequence ATGAAAAGTAAAATCCTATTTTTTATGCTTTTGGGAGTACTTGCCAGTGCCCAGGTCAACAGGTTCTTCTATGAATATAAGTTTATTCCGGATTCCAATAACAAGCAGGAAGTAAAGACGGAAATGATGCTGCTGGATATTGATAAAAATGGATCAAGCTATTACAGCCGCGATAAATTTGTTGCAGATTCTATCGGAAAAGCTGAGCTTGAAAAACAATTAAAAGCCGGAGGCGGAAATATCAGTGTGAACAGAAGAGAAAGACCCGGACAGGTTTCTTATAAAGTAACCAAACAATACCCGGATTTTAAAACCTATCTTTTCAAAAACGTTTCTACAGATAAGTATAAAATAAAAGAAGATCAAAAACCGGAATGGAAAATATTACCTGAAAAACAAAAAATCGGAACTTACCAGACTCAAAAAGCTGTTACCAGTTTTGGAGGTAGAGAATGGACTGCATGGTTTACAACAGATCTTCCTTTCCAGGATGGACCTTACGTATTCTACGGACTTCCAGGATTAATCGTAAAGCTTGAAGACGCTACTGGTTCTCATATTATGACGATGATAGGAAACAAAACAATCGGTGCTCAGGCTGATGAAACCGAAATGCAGCTTCCTGATAATGTAAGAGTTTTGGGAATAGGCGGAAAAGAACTTGAAGTCACAAAAGATCAGTTCAGAAAAGTATGGAAAGCTTATGTAAATGATCCTGCCAAGAATATGAGAGAAATGATGATGAAAAGCGGAGATGGCACGAAGGTAAGCTTTAAGGTGAGAACAGGAGATGGAAAAGAAATTTCAGACCCTAACCAGGTATTCAGAGAGATAGAAAAAAATACCAAAGAGGCTCTAAAAAAAGATAACAATCCGATAGAACCGGATCTGGTGAATTAA
- the dacB gene encoding D-alanyl-D-alanine carboxypeptidase/D-alanyl-D-alanine-endopeptidase, with protein sequence MKKTLAVLTLSVQVVAAQNIAQKLDKVTKDLMDSSGAVSSSLSFYVSDENGNFIYEYQGSKGLSTASTQKIFTAGAALETLGKNYTFTTTSSYSGNISGGTLNGNLFISSNGDPTLGSWRYDAYKPKNFKKKLIDAIKTSGITKISGDLVIDDSYFDHQTIPGGWPWDDLGNYYGAGVWGINWKENQFDININGTDFKSFSYPLEGVKWLNDLKTGGSSDQSLIFTAPHSDVALINGMLPSGKTVTVSGSTPNPPLQLAAEVQRWLKESGIELSGKAVTNSQLEIEGKTVLTAPKNTILLTYQSPTLDKIVYWFLRKSINLYGETLIKTLGKEKKGNPSFKSGISYLKEFWKSKGINPNMINFADGSGLSPQNYVAAKAEVQALLYAKKQNWFEAYYDGFPVQDNGMKMKSGTMRDTKSFAGYHTAKDGKKYVFSIIINNYQGSGNAELQKILNVLK encoded by the coding sequence ATGAAAAAAACACTTGCTGTTCTCACACTTTCCGTACAGGTAGTGGCCGCACAGAATATTGCCCAGAAATTAGATAAAGTAACGAAGGACTTGATGGATTCTTCGGGAGCCGTTTCTTCCAGTTTATCATTTTATGTTTCAGATGAAAACGGTAATTTTATCTACGAATACCAGGGCAGCAAGGGACTTTCTACTGCTTCTACACAAAAGATTTTTACTGCAGGTGCAGCATTGGAAACTTTAGGGAAAAATTATACTTTTACAACCACCTCAAGCTATTCCGGAAACATATCCGGAGGAACACTGAACGGAAATCTTTTCATCAGTTCCAACGGTGATCCTACATTAGGAAGCTGGAGATACGATGCCTATAAACCTAAAAATTTTAAAAAGAAACTGATAGATGCCATTAAAACTTCAGGAATAACGAAAATATCAGGCGATCTTGTCATTGATGATTCTTATTTTGACCATCAGACGATTCCGGGCGGATGGCCGTGGGATGATCTTGGCAATTACTATGGAGCAGGAGTGTGGGGAATAAACTGGAAAGAAAACCAGTTTGATATTAATATTAACGGAACTGATTTTAAAAGCTTTTCTTATCCGTTGGAAGGCGTGAAATGGCTGAATGACTTGAAAACAGGAGGAAGCTCAGATCAAAGTCTGATCTTTACAGCACCTCATTCTGATGTAGCACTGATTAACGGAATGCTTCCGTCAGGAAAAACAGTAACGGTTTCCGGTTCTACACCTAATCCACCTTTACAACTAGCAGCAGAAGTACAACGATGGCTGAAAGAATCAGGAATTGAACTTTCAGGAAAAGCGGTAACGAATTCACAGCTTGAAATAGAGGGAAAAACAGTTTTAACAGCTCCGAAAAATACTATTCTCCTGACTTATCAATCGCCGACTCTTGATAAAATCGTTTACTGGTTTCTAAGAAAAAGCATCAATCTGTACGGAGAAACATTGATTAAAACTTTAGGAAAAGAGAAAAAAGGAAATCCAAGCTTCAAAAGTGGAATTTCTTACCTGAAGGAGTTCTGGAAATCAAAAGGAATCAATCCTAATATGATCAATTTTGCTGACGGAAGCGGGCTTTCACCACAGAATTATGTGGCGGCGAAAGCAGAAGTACAGGCTCTTTTATATGCGAAGAAACAAAATTGGTTTGAAGCCTATTACGATGGATTTCCGGTTCAGGATAATGGAATGAAGATGAAGAGCGGAACCATGAGAGATACCAAATCTTTTGCTGGATATCACACGGCAAAAGATGGAAAAAAATATGTATTTTCGATTATTATCAACAACTATCAGGGAAGTGGGAATGCAGAGCTGCAGAAAATTCTGAATGTTTTAAAATAA
- a CDS encoding tetratricopeptide repeat protein, which translates to MSKINSRNLFLGLILAGSVSLVNAQTTQPETSAATSQTTNPTIEGLKKQIAANPKDAESLAKLAGAYQEASDWPNAIDTWKKISVLLPDWAPSYYSQAYAYQSAKDDANAKIAYEKYIATVKPEEVEQNKKNLAYAYFYLAFTEQQTDPNKAKEHIAKSIQYDPTNEDAVKLSKTLNS; encoded by the coding sequence ATGAGTAAAATTAATAGTAGAAACCTTTTTTTAGGGTTAATACTGGCAGGAAGTGTAAGTCTTGTAAACGCACAAACGACTCAGCCTGAAACATCAGCAGCAACGAGTCAAACTACGAATCCAACAATTGAAGGTCTTAAAAAACAGATTGCAGCCAATCCCAAGGATGCAGAGTCATTAGCAAAACTGGCTGGTGCTTATCAGGAAGCTTCAGACTGGCCAAATGCCATTGATACCTGGAAAAAAATATCTGTTTTATTACCGGACTGGGCTCCGTCTTATTACAGCCAGGCTTATGCCTATCAGTCTGCAAAAGATGATGCCAATGCAAAAATTGCTTATGAAAAGTATATTGCAACAGTAAAACCTGAAGAAGTAGAGCAAAATAAGAAGAATCTGGCATACGCCTATTTTTATCTTGCCTTTACAGAACAGCAAACTGATCCTAATAAAGCAAAGGAACACATCGCAAAGTCTATACAGTATGACCCAACCAACGAGGATGCTGTAAAGCTTAGCAAAACATTAAATTCTTAG